TTTAAGGTGTCATACTGCATAAAAAAGCTTTTCTACTTTGGATGCGTTTTATTGTTAAACGGATATCGAACGAATATTTAAGCGTGGTGAGGTTTGTGGGAAAAGAGATGGATTCGGAGTTGAACCGAATCATGAACGAAATTGTGGAAAAACTCAAGGTCGCAACTCCCAAGGAGCTTCTCAGCTACGCGATAATGAACGAGGAGGCCGAGGTAGAGTACTACTCGAAGCTGGCCGAGAAGGCAAAGAAGCCCAGCGTGAAGCTCGTCTTCAGAAGAATGAGCGAGGAGAGCGAGAAGCACGCCTGCCTTCTCAAAAGACTCTTTAAAAAGCTTTTCCCCGGAGAAGAGCCCGTTAAAGTTGAGATTCCTCCCGTTGAGGTTTATCCGTTCTACCCCAAGTTTGAGAGTGTTGAGGACTACTTTGAGGCACTGGAGTACTGCATGGAGAGCGAGCTCTTCGCCAAGAGGACCTACGAACTTCTTGCCACAACGGCGGAGGATGCCCGTGTTAGGGAGCTGGCAATGAACCTTGCAGCCATGGAACAGGAGCATTACGAAGAGCTGAGAAAGGTCTATGAACTCCTAAGAACTCTGGTGGAGAAGGGCCTCCTTC
The sequence above is a segment of the Thermococcus sp. genome. Coding sequences within it:
- a CDS encoding DUF835 domain-containing protein; protein product: MNEIVEKLKVATPKELLSYAIMNEEAEVEYYSKLAEKAKKPSVKLVFRRMSEESEKHACLLKRLFKKLFPGEEPVKVEIPPVEVYPFYPKFESVEDYFEALEYCMESELFAKRTYELLATTAEDARVRELAMNLAAMEQEHYEELRKVYELLRTLVEKGLLPETLKPGGYLFTDDLKARYFVLELAEAGVKVKALLRQRPCGAFREILKAMEVLWITKVEGESSVKPSQVPRLKKELSAFLKETGEKGQKGAVFIENLGYLTVELGFRKAMDFVLYLKDSALLHRGYIIVTANPNAFEKREWALLTSELMLIP